The following DNA comes from Deinococcus sp. NW-56.
ATTTCCTGCAACAGGTTGATGAAGACGTTGAGATTGTCCTGGCTGAAGATTATGAGATAGAAATCACGCGCACGAGATACGTTCCCAATTTTGACGACCCCTTTATTACCTACGATAATTTTAATGAAAACAAGAAGAAATGCAAGTTGCTCGAGAGTTGCGTTCTTTACGTAGATATTAGAGATTCTGCGATTATCAGCGTGTCGAATCAGTCTGAGCGACTTGCCAAAATGTACTCGGCATTTGTCAAGAATATGATTGCTGCGGCGCGTCACTACGGTGGTCATGTGCGTAACATCATTGGTGACCGTGTAATGGTTGTGTTCGATCGGGAGAACTGCTTCATCAATGCGTACCGTACGGCAACGCTTATGAATTCCATTGCGCAGCACATTATTGACAAAAAGATTGAAGGTATAGATTTTAAGTGTGGGATCGGAATCGATTACGGTCAGATGCTGATCGTCAAGGGTGGGGCCATCAGACGAGGAGGGGAGACTGAGTTTTACCGAACGCTGGTCTGGCTCGGTCGACCGGCCAATGTCGCCTCAAGACTGACGGATTT
Coding sequences within:
- a CDS encoding adenylate/guanylate cyclase domain-containing protein, with translation MAASIDFLQQVDEDVEIVLAEDYEIEITRTRYVPNFDDPFITYDNFNENKKKCKLLESCVLYVDIRDSAIISVSNQSERLAKMYSAFVKNMIAAARHYGGHVRNIIGDRVMVVFDRENCFINAYRTATLMNSIAQHIIDKKIEGIDFKCGIGIDYGQMLIVKGGAIRRGGETEFYRTLVWLGRPANVASRLTDLGNKTITRKKDVVYQGFHYPLTDKWHWDDSLTPRQFLDKLKPTYSKTLLHSEEYFSSFFVAPQTSQITHKPILVTQEVYDGLLAEHANDPIVKAGYFKETSIKIKEYSGRIYGADVIFTAVNSL